One Bradyrhizobium sp. ISRA464 genomic window carries:
- a CDS encoding FMN-binding negative transcriptional regulator yields the protein MYVPPHFKIDELGAIHATIRASRLATLVTATADGLMGTPLPLILDEREGDYGTLYGHVARPNPQWQAPALGEAMAIFTGPDAYVTPSWYVTKAEHGKVVPTWNYVAVHAYGPAEFFEDADRLLDVVTRLTNLHESSRAEVWQVSDAPADFIKAQLRGIVGIRMPITRIDAKKKMSQNRKLEDRAGVVAGLGASDNPVDREVAAMIPMN from the coding sequence ATGTACGTGCCGCCACATTTCAAGATCGACGAGCTTGGCGCGATTCACGCCACGATAAGGGCGTCGCGGCTTGCGACGCTGGTCACCGCGACCGCCGACGGGCTGATGGGCACGCCGCTGCCGCTGATCCTCGACGAGCGCGAGGGCGACTACGGCACCCTGTACGGTCACGTCGCACGGCCCAATCCGCAGTGGCAGGCGCCTGCGCTTGGCGAGGCGATGGCGATCTTCACCGGGCCCGACGCCTATGTGACGCCGTCCTGGTACGTGACCAAGGCCGAGCACGGCAAGGTGGTGCCGACCTGGAACTACGTCGCCGTCCACGCCTATGGGCCCGCCGAGTTCTTCGAGGATGCGGATCGTCTGCTCGACGTCGTGACGCGGCTGACCAATCTGCACGAGAGTTCGCGCGCGGAGGTCTGGCAGGTCAGCGATGCGCCGGCCGATTTCATCAAGGCTCAACTGCGCGGAATCGTCGGCATCCGGATGCCGATCACGCGGATCGACGCCAAGAAGAAGATGAGCCAGAACCGCAAGCTCGAGGATCGCGCGGGCGTCGTCGCCGGGCTCGGCGCCAGCGACAATCCGGTCGACCGCGAGGTCGCGGCGATGATCCCGATGAATTGA
- a CDS encoding PLP-dependent aminotransferase family protein, with protein MPRPRATISIPSLGAVDRAAGQVGRQIAQALRAAIAKGELKAGELLPSTRALATSLRVARGTVVEAFEQLQAEGYLESRVGAGTRVAATLVDPPRPVRARIERDLKAPPIQLPPRARRLAEVAAAFTPMPEMPFAIAVPGGSVAPDANWRRLGNRVRASRAAAPASYGDPRGVMELRHAIADYVRTSRAVHCEAEQVVITAGTQQGLYLAGRVLLSRGDHVWAEDPAYPGMTAVLDDLDLVTTRVPVDAQGIDVDAGLAARPKARAAFVTPSHQYPLGMPMSMARRNALLAWAQRQDAWIVEDDYDSELRYAGHPFPSLQGLDPSRVIYLGTLSKVLFPSLRLGYVVAPAPLVDAFAGARALLDRHSPTGDQHVLAAYMREGLFEAHIRRIRGVYAARRATLIAALDHHMPRNVTLQPSDQGMHLLLWLPQGADDVHLAKAALADGIVVRPISPMYRVAPRPGLMLGFGGFAPEELEAAAVRLRRVMDRDGSQRRTQPRRAS; from the coding sequence ATGCCGCGCCCGCGCGCCACCATCAGCATTCCCTCGCTCGGCGCGGTCGACCGCGCCGCGGGGCAGGTCGGACGCCAGATCGCCCAGGCGTTGCGCGCGGCCATCGCCAAGGGTGAACTGAAGGCGGGCGAGTTGCTGCCCTCGACGCGCGCGCTCGCAACTTCGCTTCGTGTCGCGCGCGGCACGGTCGTCGAGGCGTTCGAGCAGTTGCAGGCCGAAGGCTACCTGGAATCGCGCGTCGGCGCGGGCACCCGCGTCGCGGCGACGCTGGTCGACCCGCCTCGCCCGGTCCGCGCGCGAATCGAACGCGATCTGAAGGCACCGCCGATCCAGTTGCCGCCGCGCGCGCGGCGGCTTGCCGAGGTTGCCGCGGCCTTTACGCCGATGCCGGAGATGCCGTTTGCGATCGCCGTTCCCGGAGGCAGCGTGGCGCCCGATGCCAATTGGCGGCGGCTCGGCAATCGGGTGCGGGCATCGCGCGCGGCGGCACCGGCCAGCTATGGCGATCCGCGCGGCGTGATGGAGTTGCGGCACGCGATTGCCGATTATGTCCGGACATCGCGCGCCGTGCATTGCGAAGCCGAGCAGGTCGTGATCACCGCCGGCACGCAGCAGGGCCTTTACCTCGCCGGCCGCGTGCTGCTGTCGCGCGGCGATCATGTCTGGGCCGAGGACCCCGCCTATCCCGGCATGACAGCCGTGCTCGACGATCTCGATCTCGTCACGACGCGCGTGCCGGTCGACGCGCAGGGCATCGATGTCGATGCCGGCCTCGCCGCGCGTCCCAAGGCGCGCGCCGCCTTCGTCACGCCGTCGCATCAATATCCGCTGGGCATGCCGATGAGCATGGCGCGCCGCAACGCGCTGCTGGCATGGGCGCAACGCCAGGATGCCTGGATCGTCGAGGACGACTATGACAGCGAGTTGCGCTATGCCGGCCATCCCTTCCCGTCGCTGCAAGGGCTGGACCCGTCGCGCGTGATCTATCTGGGCACGCTGAGCAAGGTGCTCTTCCCCTCGCTGCGGCTCGGCTACGTCGTCGCGCCCGCGCCGCTGGTCGATGCCTTCGCCGGCGCGCGGGCGCTGCTCGACCGGCATTCGCCGACCGGCGACCAGCACGTGCTGGCAGCCTATATGCGGGAGGGCCTGTTCGAAGCGCATATCAGGCGCATCCGCGGTGTCTACGCCGCACGTCGCGCCACGCTGATCGCGGCGCTCGACCACCACATGCCGCGCAACGTCACGCTGCAGCCGAGCGATCAGGGCATGCATCTGCTGTTGTGGCTGCCGCAGGGCGCTGACGACGTGCACCTGGCGAAGGCGGCACTCGCCGACGGCATCGTCGTGCGGCCGATTTCACCGATGTACCGGGTCGCGCCGCGACCCGGTCTCATGCTCGGCTTCGGCGGATTCGCGCCGGAGGAGTTGGAGGCAGCCGCGGTACGCTTGCGACGCGTGATGGATCGGGACGGATCGCAGCGGCGCACCCAACCGCGCCGCGCATCGTGA
- a CDS encoding DUF1465 family protein has product MADRSQGESGLVLFSERLTNSAAFGVLFREGMDLVEQTAAYLDGDGRAEAKALERSVSLTYATESMRLTTRLMQLASWLLLHRAVKEGEMTLTQANREKTKVKLSAADPGPADMIAKLPQQLQDLIARSMDLQARVRRLDTTIHAPAAFDRSAIGNPLVPQLNRLKAAFEQ; this is encoded by the coding sequence ATGGCGGATCGTTCGCAGGGCGAATCCGGGCTTGTGCTGTTCAGTGAGCGGCTGACCAATTCTGCAGCATTCGGCGTGCTGTTCCGGGAAGGCATGGACCTGGTCGAGCAGACCGCCGCCTATCTCGACGGCGACGGCCGCGCCGAGGCCAAGGCGCTCGAGCGTTCCGTCAGCCTGACCTATGCCACCGAAAGCATGCGCCTCACCACCCGCCTGATGCAGCTCGCATCGTGGCTGTTGCTGCATCGCGCGGTCAAGGAAGGCGAGATGACGCTGACCCAGGCGAATCGCGAGAAGACCAAGGTCAAGCTCTCGGCCGCCGATCCTGGCCCGGCCGACATGATCGCGAAGCTGCCGCAGCAATTGCAGGACCTGATCGCACGCTCGATGGACCTGCAGGCGCGCGTCCGCCGGCTCGACACCACGATCCACGCGCCGGCGGCCTTCGATCGTTCCGCGATCGGCAACCCGCTGGTGCCGCAGCTCAACCGCCTCAAGGCCGCGTTCGAGCAGTAA
- a CDS encoding DUF1192 domain-containing protein, with the protein MPTEDDDRPRKKITHEIGQDLSLLSVEELTERIALLNAEVERLKEAMTKKRASKDAANAFFKS; encoded by the coding sequence ATGCCGACTGAGGACGACGACCGGCCGCGGAAGAAAATCACACACGAGATCGGACAGGATCTCTCACTGTTGTCGGTCGAGGAATTGACCGAGCGGATCGCGCTGCTCAACGCCGAGGTCGAACGCCTGAAGGAGGCGATGACGAAGAAGCGCGCATCGAAGGATGCCGCCAACGCATTCTTCAAGTCGTAG
- a CDS encoding class I tRNA ligase family protein, with protein sequence MQQVGIVKRERLHPLSKILITSALPYVNGVKHLGNLIGSLLPADLHARFRRQTGCAVLFICATDEHGTPAELWRWCLIANAPESADSDFSVAKFVVDVNKDLADIFGNLVNRIISFAHRAFDGRIPDGGAPGDAERRLADELDQRIAALGRHHTALEFRAAAAATRAIWDRANAYVQHAAPWAAIKSDSVRAAVVTRTGLNLVAVCAILAWSVVPHLAERVLHAFGRDDAVPRWPNGPLASLLDGDASTPVARLGPLVEKITPEKANHLVTRFGA encoded by the coding sequence TTGCAGCAGGTCGGCATCGTCAAACGCGAAAGACTGCACCCCCTGAGCAAGATTCTCATCACCAGCGCGCTGCCCTATGTGAACGGCGTCAAGCATCTCGGCAATTTGATCGGCTCGCTGCTGCCCGCCGATCTCCACGCCCGTTTCAGACGGCAGACAGGCTGCGCCGTTCTCTTCATCTGCGCGACCGACGAGCACGGCACGCCCGCCGAACTCTGGCGCTGGTGCCTGATCGCAAACGCACCCGAAAGCGCCGACAGCGATTTCAGCGTCGCGAAGTTCGTGGTCGATGTGAACAAGGATCTCGCCGACATCTTCGGCAATCTCGTCAACCGCATCATCAGCTTCGCCCATCGTGCCTTCGACGGCCGCATTCCCGACGGCGGCGCGCCTGGTGACGCCGAGCGGCGGCTCGCCGACGAGTTGGATCAGCGCATCGCAGCACTCGGTCGTCACCACACGGCGCTGGAATTTCGTGCCGCTGCCGCCGCGACCCGCGCGATCTGGGACAGAGCGAATGCCTACGTGCAGCACGCAGCACCATGGGCCGCCATCAAGTCCGATTCCGTTCGCGCGGCCGTCGTGACGCGAACGGGCCTCAACCTGGTCGCCGTCTGCGCAATACTGGCGTGGAGCGTCGTGCCTCACCTCGCCGAACGCGTGCTGCACGCGTTCGGCCGCGACGATGCCGTTCCGCGCTGGCCCAATGGCCCACTCGCATCGCTGCTCGACGGGGACGCGAGCACGCCGGTCGCCAGACTTGGCCCGCTGGTTGAAAAAATAACGCCCGAGAAGGCCAACCATCTTGTGACACGGTTCGGGGCTTGA